In Bradyrhizobium sp. CCBAU 051011, the following are encoded in one genomic region:
- a CDS encoding DUF3551 domain-containing protein, which produces MRVLATILTIATALVALPARAQTYDPNYPVCLQTYAIGGGSIDCSFTSLPQCAASASGRAAQCLNNPYFAQGDRKLPRHRGVY; this is translated from the coding sequence ATGCGCGTATTGGCAACGATTTTGACGATCGCCACGGCGTTGGTGGCCTTGCCCGCGCGCGCCCAGACCTATGATCCAAACTACCCAGTTTGCCTGCAAACCTACGCCATTGGCGGAGGCAGTATTGATTGCAGCTTTACTTCGCTGCCGCAATGCGCAGCGTCCGCATCGGGCCGCGCGGCGCAGTGCCTGAACAATCCATATTTCGCGCAGGGTGACAGGAAACTGCCTCGGCATCGTGGCGTTTACTAG
- the pgm gene encoding phosphoglucomutase (alpha-D-glucose-1,6-bisphosphate-dependent): protein MTAPNPAAGKPVDPASLVNVPQLVTAYFASKPDPSDPTQRVAFGTSGHRGTSLKNSFNENHILATTQAICDHRRETGLTGPMFIGIDTHALAEPALASAVEVFAANGVEIMVDEGGGYTPTPVISHAILSYNKGRTSGLADGVVISPSHNPPEDGGYKYNPPHGGPADTDVTAKVEKAANAYMEAGMKGVARMPYARARNAPTTHLHDYIRPYVADLGNAVDMALIKSSGVKIGVDPLGGAAVHYWQPLIEHYGINATVVNDAVDPTFRFMTADWDGKIRMDCSSPFAMASLIQMRDRFDVAFANDTDADRHGIVTRTGGLMNPNHFLAAAIAYLFEHRPQWGREAAIGKTIVSSSIIDRVARKLNRKLVETPVGFKWFVEGLGSGAFGFAGEESAGASFLKRDGSVWTTDKDGIVMGLLAAEILGRTGRDPSQLFAGLTAELGVPFYERIDVPATPKQKSALKALGPEQLDMRQLAGEPVSAIRTRAPGNDQSFGGIKVESEAGWFAARPSGTEDVYKIYAESFRDQNHLKTIQQDAQRAIAKAF, encoded by the coding sequence GTGACTGCCCCCAATCCCGCTGCCGGCAAGCCGGTCGATCCCGCTTCCCTCGTCAACGTGCCGCAATTGGTAACGGCCTATTTCGCGTCGAAGCCGGATCCCTCCGATCCCACCCAGCGCGTTGCGTTTGGAACTTCGGGCCATCGCGGGACGTCGCTGAAGAACTCGTTCAATGAAAACCACATCCTGGCGACGACCCAGGCGATCTGCGATCATCGCCGCGAGACGGGGCTCACCGGTCCGATGTTCATCGGCATCGATACCCATGCGCTGGCGGAGCCGGCGCTCGCAAGCGCGGTGGAGGTGTTTGCCGCCAACGGCGTCGAGATCATGGTCGATGAGGGGGGCGGCTACACGCCGACGCCGGTGATCTCGCATGCGATCCTGAGCTACAACAAGGGCCGAACGAGCGGGCTTGCCGACGGCGTAGTTATCTCGCCGTCGCATAATCCGCCTGAAGATGGCGGGTATAAATACAACCCGCCGCATGGCGGTCCGGCCGATACCGACGTGACGGCCAAGGTCGAAAAGGCCGCCAACGCCTACATGGAGGCCGGCATGAAGGGCGTCGCGCGGATGCCGTATGCGCGCGCCCGCAACGCGCCCACGACGCATCTGCACGACTACATCCGTCCCTATGTTGCCGATCTCGGCAATGCCGTGGACATGGCGCTGATCAAATCATCCGGCGTGAAAATCGGGGTCGATCCATTGGGCGGCGCCGCCGTGCATTACTGGCAGCCGCTGATCGAGCACTACGGAATCAACGCGACGGTCGTGAACGACGCCGTCGACCCGACTTTCCGTTTCATGACCGCGGACTGGGACGGAAAAATCCGGATGGATTGTTCCTCGCCGTTCGCGATGGCGAGCCTGATCCAGATGCGCGACAGGTTCGACGTTGCCTTCGCCAACGATACCGACGCCGACCGGCACGGCATCGTCACGCGCACAGGCGGCCTGATGAACCCGAACCATTTTCTTGCGGCAGCGATCGCCTATCTGTTCGAGCATCGGCCGCAATGGGGCCGCGAGGCCGCGATCGGCAAGACCATCGTTTCCAGTTCGATCATCGACCGTGTTGCCAGGAAGCTCAATCGCAAGCTGGTCGAAACGCCGGTCGGTTTCAAATGGTTCGTCGAAGGCCTCGGCAGCGGCGCGTTCGGTTTCGCGGGCGAGGAAAGCGCCGGCGCATCGTTCCTCAAGCGCGACGGCTCGGTTTGGACGACCGACAAGGACGGCATCGTGATGGGGCTGCTTGCTGCCGAAATCCTCGGCCGCACCGGCCGCGACCCGAGCCAGTTGTTTGCCGGACTGACGGCCGAGCTCGGCGTTCCCTTTTACGAGCGGATCGATGTGCCGGCGACACCGAAGCAGAAGAGCGCGCTGAAGGCGCTCGGGCCGGAGCAGCTCGACATGCGCCAGCTTGCCGGTGAGCCGGTCAGCGCGATACGGACGCGCGCGCCCGGCAACGACCAATCCTTCGGCGGCATCAAGGTCGAGTCCGAAGCGGGATGGTTTGCCGCGCGGCCATCGGGGACCGAGGACGTCTACAAGATCTACGCCGAAAGCTTCCGGGACCAGAATCACTTGAAAACGATTCAGCAGGACGCGCAGCGCGCCATCGCGAAGGCTTTCTGA